The following proteins are encoded in a genomic region of Hyla sarda isolate aHylSar1 chromosome 3, aHylSar1.hap1, whole genome shotgun sequence:
- the LOC130360910 gene encoding olfactory receptor 2K2-like codes for MNRTIATELILLGFSYDPSVNRVLFVLFFVIYVVTIVTNNLIIGIILTSADLHTPMYCFLAILSFMDLCISTTVVPRLLTDLISTQRSITLGACALQFYTSLLLGGTECLLLAFMAYDRYVAICRPLRYPVLMRWSICYRLTAIPWILSFFAFVFPSFFMPIDLCYPNQVNHFMCEIMAVTKLSCIHVLLICFLCLFIPFVFIIVSYACIISSVLKIQSAGRSKAFSTCTFHISVVVLFFGTGMTMYFGSSSAYSTNQGKYFSVFFNIICPMLNPLIYSLNNKDVKVKMKKMVTFCSLHGLT; via the coding sequence ATGAACAGGACCATAGCCACGGAGCTGATCCTTCTGGGCTTCTCCTATGACCCATCCGTGAACAGAGTCTTATTTGTCTTATTCTTTGTCATCTACGTTGTAACTATTGTCACCAATAACCTGATCATTGGGATCATTCTCACAAGCGCTGACCTCCACACCCCCATGTATTGCTTTCTCGCCATCCTGTCCTTTATGGACTTGTGTATTTCCACCACAGTGGTGCCCCGATTACTGACAGACCTCATCTCTACTCAGCGATCCATAACCCTCGGGGCTTGTGCCCTACAGTTCTACACTTCACTTCTTTTAGGAGGAACCGAGTGTCTTCTTCTCGCCTTCATGGCTTATGACCGATATGTGGCCATCTGCCGGCCACTCCGTTACCCTGTGCTGATGAGATGGAGCATCTGTTATCGGCTGACGGCTATCCCGTGGATATTGAGCTTCTTTGCTTTCGTGTTCCCTTCTTTCTTTATGCCTATAGATCTGTGTTATCCAAACCAAGTCAACCACTTCATGTGCGAGATCATGGCCGTCACAAAGTTGTCGTGTATCCATGTACTTCTCATCTGTTTTCTTTGTCTTTTTATTCCATTTGTCTTTATTATTGTTTCTTACGCTTGCATTATATCGTCTGTGTTAAAGATCCAGTCTGCGGGTAGATCTAAGGCTTTCTCCACCTGCACCTTCCACATCTCGGTGGTGGTCTTGTTTTTTGGGACCGGAATGACCATGTACTTTGGGTCCTCGTCAGCTTACTCCACCAACCAGGGGAAATATTTCTCTGTGTTCTTCAATATTATCTGCCCCATGCTGAATCCTTTAATTTACAGCCTGAACAACAAGGACGTCAAAGTAAAAATGAAGAAGATGGTGACATTTTGTAGTCTTCATGGACTCACATGA